A genomic stretch from Candidatus Methanomassiliicoccus intestinalis Issoire-Mx1 includes:
- a CDS encoding TIGR00266 family protein, with amino-acid sequence MNYKIIGDNLQIAEIELEAGETVYSESGTMKYMSENITMETNTKGGLLKGLKRTFSGDTLFITNFKSEGKKGIVAFGGTFPGKIIPLDMQGRSFICQGSSFLCAQDGIDLDLSVQKKLGSAVFGGEGFLLQKISGNGTAFIAACGDVAEFDLQPGEVLKVSTSNAVLWEDSVQYEIQRIKGIKNMLFGGEGIFVTILRGPGKVIVQSMTPRDLAFAIYELIPHNQG; translated from the coding sequence ATGAATTATAAGATCATTGGAGATAATCTTCAAATCGCAGAAATTGAGCTTGAAGCAGGTGAAACAGTTTACTCTGAATCAGGCACCATGAAGTATATGAGTGAAAACATTACCATGGAAACAAATACCAAAGGCGGTCTTTTAAAAGGTCTGAAAAGAACATTTTCTGGAGATACACTTTTCATCACAAATTTTAAGTCAGAAGGCAAAAAAGGAATTGTAGCATTTGGTGGAACATTTCCTGGTAAAATTATACCTCTTGACATGCAAGGCAGGTCGTTCATCTGTCAGGGATCATCATTCCTTTGCGCTCAGGACGGAATTGATCTAGATCTATCCGTACAGAAAAAACTAGGTTCAGCGGTTTTTGGTGGAGAAGGTTTCTTGCTGCAAAAGATATCGGGAAATGGAACTGCATTCATCGCTGCTTGCGGAGATGTTGCTGAGTTTGATTTACAGCCAGGAGAGGTCCTAAAAGTATCAACTTCGAATGCTGTATTGTGGGAAGATTCAGTGCAGTATGAAATTCAGAGGATCAAAGGAATAAAAAACATGTTGTTTGGCGGCGAGGGAATTTTCGTCACAATTCTGCGCGGTCCTGGAAAAGTAATCGTTCAATCTATGACCCCACGGGATTTAGCATTTGCTATTTATGAATTAATACCGCACAATCAAGGTTAA
- a CDS encoding recombinase family protein translates to MRAAVYARVSTEDQARDGFSIAAQLKRLRAYCKAKGWEIADEYVDDGFSGRDISRPMYKKMMHESDSWDVLLVLKMDRIHRNSQNFTNMMNELASKGKQFSSMQEKFDTTSAMGRFVMDIIQRIAQLESEQIGERVKIGMAQKAKNGDGYLGSGEPYGYEFKDPGLKINPSEAGIVSYIFNAYISGNSLNDIADNLNSKGIPSKKGTTWKKQTIGKILRNPLYCGFASWDGYLIKLDDIEIISISIFNLVQKMMEERRRNASGSSHILIGG, encoded by the coding sequence ATGCGAGCAGCCGTATACGCCAGGGTTTCTACAGAGGACCAAGCAAGGGATGGATTCAGCATAGCTGCTCAGCTCAAACGATTAAGGGCATATTGTAAAGCTAAAGGCTGGGAAATTGCCGATGAATATGTAGATGATGGTTTTTCAGGCAGAGACATTTCGAGGCCTATGTATAAAAAAATGATGCATGAATCTGACTCATGGGATGTCTTATTAGTCCTTAAAATGGACCGTATTCATAGAAACTCTCAGAATTTTACCAACATGATGAATGAGCTAGCCTCGAAGGGAAAGCAGTTCAGTTCAATGCAGGAGAAATTCGATACAACATCTGCAATGGGACGATTTGTGATGGATATCATACAAAGAATTGCCCAGTTAGAATCAGAGCAGATAGGTGAAAGAGTAAAAATTGGAATGGCTCAAAAAGCAAAAAATGGGGATGGATATCTAGGTTCTGGAGAACCGTATGGATATGAGTTTAAAGATCCCGGATTAAAAATAAATCCATCTGAAGCTGGAATAGTATCCTACATATTCAATGCATACATTTCAGGAAACAGTTTAAACGATATTGCTGACAATCTTAATTCAAAAGGCATTCCCTCCAAAAAAGGTACAACCTGGAAAAAACAAACAATCGGCAAGATCTTGAGAAATCCACTTTATTGCGGATTTGCATCATGGGATGGGTATCTTATCAAACTTGATGATATCGAAATAATATCCATATCAATCTTTAATTTAGTTCAAAAAATGATGGAAGAACGGCGTAGGAATGCATCAGGTTCATCACACATCTTGATTGGGGGATAA
- a CDS encoding DUF5615 family PIN-like protein, translating to MKLFLDEHFTGSKEYYEALGWDVTTVQDEGLKGKKDREIAEYSKKKGYLLITRDELPYNISKLIGGKCFRVTEAMIAEMVSENIKMTFDELK from the coding sequence ATGAAACTGTTTCTTGATGAACATTTTACAGGGTCTAAAGAGTATTATGAAGCATTAGGCTGGGATGTGACTACAGTTCAAGACGAAGGACTGAAGGGTAAAAAGGACAGGGAGATAGCAGAATACTCTAAAAAGAAAGGTTATCTACTCATCACAAGGGATGAACTCCCATACAATATTTCAAAACTGATCGGCGGTAAATGTTTCAGGGTAACTGAAGCAATGATTGCTGAAATGGTAAGTGAAAATATTAAGATGACCTTTGATGAGCTCAAGTGA
- a CDS encoding demethylmenaquinone methyltransferase has protein sequence MKDDKEEKVQGVFQRISGNYDIMNDIISVGLHRGWKDSLADEISQRGKCILDVCCGTGDLTVMLSKKDSSNEVIGLDFSQNMLSVAKERMSKNEIKDVELIQGNAMDLPFEDNRFDCAVISFGLRNVADYSKVISEMTRVIKKGGWVYCLEASYPDSKYIKPFFRLYFRYIMPRLAGLITGKQKEYEWLNESTELFLKKDELADLFKECGLANVSYKTYLLGSAALHKGQK, from the coding sequence ATGAAAGACGACAAAGAAGAAAAAGTACAAGGTGTGTTTCAGCGCATCAGTGGAAATTATGACATTATGAATGATATCATTAGCGTAGGGTTGCACCGCGGATGGAAAGATTCTCTTGCTGATGAGATATCTCAAAGAGGTAAATGCATTCTGGATGTTTGCTGCGGCACCGGCGATCTGACAGTGATGCTTTCCAAAAAAGATAGTTCAAATGAAGTAATAGGACTTGACTTCTCACAAAACATGCTCTCTGTCGCAAAAGAGAGAATGAGTAAAAATGAGATAAAAGATGTAGAACTGATTCAGGGAAATGCAATGGACCTGCCTTTTGAAGATAATCGCTTCGACTGCGCTGTAATCTCATTTGGTTTAAGAAACGTTGCTGATTATTCCAAAGTCATATCTGAAATGACCAGAGTGATTAAAAAAGGTGGCTGGGTGTACTGCCTTGAAGCATCTTACCCGGATTCAAAATACATAAAACCATTTTTCAGACTATATTTCAGATATATTATGCCCAGATTGGCAGGACTGATTACTGGAAAACAAAAAGAATATGAATGGTTGAATGAGTCTACAGAATTATTCTTAAAAAAGGACGAACTGGCGGATTTGTTTAAGGAATGCGGATTAGCCAATGTCTCATACAAAACATACCTGCTGGGTTCGGCTGCTCTGCACAAAGGTCAGAAATAA
- the thsA gene encoding thermosome subunit alpha — MGYSLGQGQPIIVLKEGTERTKKREAQSNNIAAARAIADAVRTTLGPKGMDKMLVDSLGDVVITNDGVTILKEIDVQHPAAKMIVEVAKTQDAECGDGTTTSVVVAGELLKKAEALIEQNVHPTIIANGYRLAATEAVKILEKIAFNANSDEILKKVSKTAMIGKSVGDSRDYLADLCVDAVKSVVEKRGNDSIVNIDNIKVETKTGGSIKDTELINGLAIDKEKVHPRMPKSVSNAKIAIISSPFEIKKTEVEAKIQIRDPASMQAFLDEEERTLKDMVEKVKSAGANVVFCQKGMDDLVQHYMAKSGIYACRRLKESDMDKIAKATGGNVVGNIDSLTKADLGTASLVEEKKIGEENMTFITGCKNPKAVSVIVRGGTEHVVAEVERALHDALRVIGVAIEDGKVVAGGGAPEIEMSMKLAAYASSVGGREQLAIEAFAEALEVIPWALSENAGLDPIDLVIQLKTAHEKKTKTASYMGIDLDEGKVVNMYDLNILEPLRVKTQIIESATEVAAMILRIDDVIASKQGPAPGGAPGGMPPGMGGMPPGMM, encoded by the coding sequence ATGGGATATTCTTTAGGACAAGGTCAACCAATCATCGTGCTCAAAGAAGGTACAGAGCGCACAAAAAAAAGAGAAGCTCAAAGTAATAATATCGCCGCTGCACGCGCAATTGCCGATGCAGTAAGGACTACATTGGGTCCAAAGGGAATGGACAAAATGCTTGTTGATTCTCTTGGAGATGTAGTAATCACGAACGATGGTGTAACAATCCTCAAAGAGATTGATGTACAACATCCAGCTGCTAAAATGATCGTAGAAGTAGCAAAAACTCAAGATGCTGAATGTGGAGATGGCACAACAACATCCGTAGTGGTTGCTGGAGAGTTACTTAAAAAAGCCGAGGCTTTGATTGAACAGAATGTGCATCCTACAATTATTGCCAACGGATACAGATTAGCTGCAACAGAAGCTGTAAAGATACTCGAAAAAATAGCATTTAACGCAAACAGCGATGAGATTTTGAAGAAAGTATCCAAGACAGCAATGATCGGAAAATCCGTTGGGGATTCTCGCGATTACCTTGCAGATCTTTGCGTTGATGCAGTAAAGTCTGTTGTTGAAAAGAGAGGAAACGATTCTATCGTAAACATCGACAACATCAAAGTGGAGACAAAGACTGGAGGATCAATCAAAGATACCGAACTCATAAACGGTCTTGCAATTGACAAAGAAAAAGTCCACCCACGCATGCCGAAATCTGTATCTAACGCTAAGATTGCAATAATTTCCTCACCATTTGAAATAAAGAAGACTGAGGTAGAAGCAAAGATCCAGATACGCGATCCAGCATCCATGCAGGCTTTCCTCGATGAAGAAGAGAGGACCCTTAAAGACATGGTTGAGAAAGTAAAGTCAGCCGGTGCAAACGTTGTATTCTGCCAGAAAGGAATGGATGACTTAGTCCAGCACTACATGGCTAAATCTGGAATATATGCTTGCCGCAGACTCAAGGAATCCGATATGGATAAAATCGCTAAAGCCACTGGCGGAAACGTAGTAGGCAATATCGATTCATTAACAAAGGCCGATCTAGGTACTGCAAGTCTCGTTGAAGAGAAGAAAATCGGCGAGGAAAACATGACCTTTATCACAGGCTGCAAAAATCCAAAAGCTGTCAGCGTCATTGTACGCGGTGGTACAGAACACGTAGTTGCTGAAGTTGAACGTGCACTGCACGATGCACTGCGTGTAATTGGTGTAGCCATTGAAGATGGAAAAGTCGTAGCCGGTGGCGGAGCTCCAGAAATCGAAATGTCCATGAAACTGGCAGCATACGCATCAAGCGTAGGCGGAAGAGAACAGCTTGCAATCGAAGCATTTGCTGAAGCTCTTGAAGTCATACCATGGGCCTTGTCTGAAAATGCAGGATTAGATCCTATTGATCTTGTAATCCAGTTAAAGACAGCTCACGAAAAGAAAACAAAGACTGCATCCTACATGGGTATTGACCTTGATGAAGGAAAAGTCGTAAACATGTACGACCTTAACATCTTAGAACCTCTGAGAGTAAAAACACAGATCATAGAGTCTGCAACAGAAGTAGCAGCAATGATCCTCAGGATTGATGATGTTATCGCATCCAAACAGGGTCCAGCTCCTGGTGGAGCACCTGGCGGAATGCCCCCAGGAATGGGTGGAATGCCTCCAGGAATGATGTAA
- a CDS encoding nucleic acid-binding protein, which produces MSEKKISEFGDKEEVSATVKVTKIFDTKMFNKRTGGEGKVRNIGVEDDSGNCRITLWDEDVNLVESMSIEVGDELKLTSCYVKQTDYGTDVSKGRVGTIEKL; this is translated from the coding sequence ATGTCAGAAAAAAAGATTTCAGAATTTGGCGATAAAGAGGAAGTTTCAGCTACTGTAAAGGTAACAAAGATATTTGATACCAAGATGTTTAATAAAAGAACCGGTGGAGAGGGAAAAGTCAGGAATATTGGAGTTGAAGATGATTCTGGCAACTGCCGTATCACACTATGGGACGAAGATGTAAATTTAGTTGAAAGCATGAGCATAGAAGTTGGAGATGAATTAAAACTTACAAGCTGCTATGTGAAACAAACAGATTATGGTACTGACGTCTCCAAAGGAAGAGTTGGCACTATCGAAAAACTTTGA
- a CDS encoding heavy-metal-associated domain-containing protein, translating into MMGGTAFQVTGMTCSHCEASVEKAVSAIDGIKAVKANASKGEIKVKGDLTEEVVKKIKEAVSEAGFSVKD; encoded by the coding sequence ATGATGGGCGGTACAGCATTTCAGGTAACAGGAATGACCTGCAGCCATTGTGAAGCTTCTGTTGAAAAAGCAGTGTCTGCCATTGACGGCATAAAAGCAGTAAAGGCGAATGCTTCTAAAGGAGAGATAAAAGTAAAAGGAGATCTTACAGAAGAAGTCGTCAAAAAAATAAAAGAGGCCGTGTCTGAAGCTGGTTTTTCAGTTAAAGACTGA
- a CDS encoding recombinase family protein, producing the protein MVTRAALYIRVSTEEQAEEGYSLEAQQERLTAYCEAQGWDVVDVYADRGYSGRKIGSRAEYKRMIDEKDRWDTILVLKMDRIHRNSRNFIEMMDNLEKWGKKFTSMQEELDTSSAIGRFVVDMIQRIAQLESEQIGERTYVGMEQKASMGGMMGFNPPYGYRLENSELIIEEREAEIIRRIYLDYLQGNSMALIADSLNSESVFTKNGNLWTKWSISRILHNPIYAGYRRWDTLQIKSDHAPIISLEVFNNVQILASNNTKDPSKRKTKVLDDLN; encoded by the coding sequence ATGGTGACAAGAGCTGCACTATACATCAGAGTATCTACAGAAGAACAGGCGGAAGAGGGATACTCGCTTGAAGCTCAGCAAGAACGCTTAACTGCATACTGTGAAGCTCAAGGATGGGATGTTGTAGATGTGTATGCCGACAGGGGATATAGCGGCAGAAAGATTGGTTCAAGAGCGGAATATAAACGAATGATCGATGAAAAGGACAGATGGGATACAATTCTTGTCCTTAAAATGGACCGTATTCACAGAAATTCTAGAAATTTTATAGAAATGATGGATAACCTTGAGAAATGGGGTAAAAAATTCACATCAATGCAGGAAGAACTTGATACATCCAGCGCAATAGGGAGATTTGTAGTGGATATGATTCAGAGGATCGCCCAGCTGGAGTCTGAACAGATTGGTGAAAGAACCTATGTGGGTATGGAGCAGAAAGCCTCAATGGGAGGCATGATGGGTTTCAATCCACCCTATGGATACAGATTAGAAAATTCGGAATTAATCATTGAAGAACGGGAAGCAGAGATTATCAGGCGTATCTATCTGGATTATCTCCAAGGAAATAGTATGGCATTAATAGCAGATTCTTTAAATTCCGAATCAGTATTTACAAAAAACGGCAATCTTTGGACCAAGTGGTCAATAAGCAGGATACTTCATAATCCAATATATGCTGGATACAGGCGCTGGGATACTTTGCAAATAAAGTCAGACCATGCTCCAATTATATCCTTAGAAGTTTTCAATAACGTTCAGATCCTGGCATCAAACAATACGAAAGATCCATCCAAACGAAAAACAAAAGTGCTTGACGATCTAAATTGA
- a CDS encoding SPL family radical SAM protein has translation MSNLDDFIPGPKIKYQACSCALSPSRLPDLNYALNPYIGCSHNCAYCYAPDILKIDRNVWNDVKVKSGISKMLSKELKTKRGIIGLGTVTDPYQPIESVVCNTKQCLLEISKEDLPVSLLTKSDLALRDLKIYSDLTRVEIGFSIATDDEHSKFFEKNVPLPSKRLAAAKEFADVGLDVYVLIGPVINGITDKSDNLISDIVDSGIKRVMIDKLNLRTGLSETLERILPGSSVNSDKASNLIKFRCKSAGIKVEDVF, from the coding sequence ATGTCTAATCTTGATGATTTTATACCTGGTCCAAAAATAAAGTATCAGGCTTGTTCTTGTGCACTTTCTCCATCTCGCCTTCCTGACCTGAATTATGCACTCAATCCATACATCGGATGTTCTCATAATTGTGCATACTGTTATGCTCCAGACATTTTGAAAATAGATCGGAATGTATGGAATGATGTAAAAGTTAAATCTGGAATCTCAAAAATGTTATCTAAGGAATTAAAAACTAAACGTGGAATAATCGGGTTAGGCACAGTGACGGATCCATATCAGCCGATAGAATCCGTGGTCTGCAATACAAAACAATGTCTTTTGGAAATTTCAAAAGAGGATCTTCCAGTGAGCTTGCTAACGAAGTCTGACCTTGCATTACGCGATCTTAAAATTTATTCTGATCTTACGCGTGTCGAGATCGGCTTCAGCATTGCCACTGACGATGAGCATTCTAAATTTTTTGAAAAGAATGTACCTTTGCCTTCCAAAAGACTGGCGGCTGCTAAGGAATTTGCTGATGTTGGATTAGATGTTTACGTTCTCATTGGACCTGTAATAAATGGAATTACTGATAAATCAGACAATCTGATAAGCGACATTGTTGATTCTGGGATAAAACGTGTAATGATCGATAAGCTGAATCTGAGGACTGGCTTATCCGAGACTTTGGAAAGAATCCTGCCAGGTTCTTCAGTTAATTCAGATAAAGCATCTAACCTTATAAAATTCAGATGTAAGTCTGCAGGAATAAAAGTAGAGGATGTATTTTGA
- a CDS encoding Nre family DNA repair protein — protein MSATFDVGGFNKYAEDVDMIPPGSPCAICKGSKNLCGKDRCPLMIKFYSRAKAKNLINSLDIEGMSPPSIFVGRYGYPKVDIGPLVPPMMGDTSIMDTPELWVGKSIEEFVDFRFSLIRGKHRIDAVDFHKAGKIIDQTRDLALSENPLEVEAAFQKRPVGRLVLDDEVQPFGPSARLKTLDVGNTRYEQHVEKAFYDTDLKATEAVRSLYSDGVLVSKIQKAFSVGAFGIDKNRKFVPTRWSITAVDDILGKSLLSTTKYNPVIEDWRVYDWYQLDNRWSILLMPVSWRYELIEAWFPNTVWNPLGRDVEIISSYEFYNGRKKYAEIGGCYYAARFAVNELLQSEGRQAGAVIFREAHPGYIMPVGVWNVRENVRAALKTDPHRFETLNDALNHVGSKMSIPVNQWIANSGILKDMFTQRRLDDYV, from the coding sequence ATGTCTGCAACATTTGACGTAGGGGGATTTAACAAATATGCGGAAGATGTGGATATGATTCCGCCAGGCTCTCCCTGTGCCATATGCAAGGGATCTAAAAATCTCTGCGGGAAAGACAGATGTCCATTAATGATCAAGTTTTATTCCAGAGCTAAAGCTAAAAATTTAATCAACTCTCTAGATATTGAAGGAATGTCGCCTCCAAGCATATTTGTCGGGAGATATGGATATCCAAAGGTTGACATTGGGCCGTTAGTGCCGCCGATGATGGGTGATACATCTATAATGGACACTCCTGAACTGTGGGTTGGAAAAAGTATTGAAGAATTTGTAGATTTTCGTTTTTCGCTTATCCGGGGAAAGCATAGAATTGATGCAGTTGATTTTCATAAAGCTGGAAAAATTATCGATCAAACAAGAGATCTGGCTTTGTCAGAGAATCCGTTGGAAGTGGAAGCAGCCTTTCAGAAAAGGCCCGTTGGAAGGCTGGTGCTGGATGATGAAGTGCAGCCCTTTGGACCATCAGCAAGACTGAAGACTCTGGATGTAGGGAACACTAGGTATGAGCAGCATGTTGAAAAGGCATTCTACGATACAGATCTGAAGGCGACAGAGGCCGTCAGATCTCTGTACAGCGATGGAGTATTGGTCTCTAAAATTCAAAAAGCATTCTCAGTCGGAGCTTTTGGAATTGATAAAAATAGAAAATTCGTTCCAACAAGATGGTCCATAACAGCGGTTGATGATATCCTTGGAAAATCTCTTCTTTCGACTACAAAATATAATCCAGTAATTGAGGACTGGAGAGTATATGATTGGTACCAGCTGGATAATAGATGGAGCATTCTTCTTATGCCGGTTTCATGGAGATATGAACTGATTGAAGCGTGGTTCCCAAATACAGTATGGAATCCCCTTGGAAGAGATGTAGAAATCATAAGTTCTTATGAATTTTACAATGGCAGAAAGAAATATGCGGAGATAGGCGGCTGTTATTATGCTGCAAGGTTTGCTGTCAATGAACTTCTGCAAAGCGAAGGCAGACAGGCTGGAGCCGTGATCTTCCGAGAAGCACATCCAGGGTATATTATGCCGGTTGGTGTCTGGAATGTCAGAGAAAACGTGAGGGCGGCATTGAAAACAGATCCACATAGATTTGAAACACTCAACGATGCATTAAACCATGTCGGGTCCAAGATGAGCATTCCCGTAAATCAGTGGATTGCAAACTCTGGGATTCTAAAAGATATGTTTACGCAAAGAAGACTTGATGATTATGTCTAA
- a CDS encoding flavodoxin family protein: protein MKVVGVSGSPRPKSNSSTIVKAALDELASKGAETELFEMAGMKIEGCSGCMYCKSKGKCVKNDDITKIIEAIFNADAVVLAAPIYFHKYNSQFRALIDRMYCLVKPDFSCALPAGKKAIVISTQGAPDENAFKGETEWLAETLSGYFKLNVIDKLVFVNGNDANAAAENKEFISKVKSAADKLL from the coding sequence ATGAAAGTCGTTGGTGTATCTGGTAGCCCAAGGCCTAAAAGCAATTCTTCGACAATTGTAAAAGCTGCCTTGGATGAACTTGCATCAAAAGGTGCAGAAACAGAACTTTTTGAAATGGCTGGTATGAAGATTGAAGGCTGTAGTGGCTGTATGTACTGCAAGTCTAAGGGAAAATGCGTCAAAAATGATGATATTACAAAAATTATCGAGGCCATTTTTAATGCAGATGCAGTAGTTTTAGCAGCTCCCATATACTTCCATAAGTATAACTCACAGTTTAGAGCATTGATTGACCGTATGTATTGCTTGGTGAAACCGGACTTTTCATGCGCCCTTCCTGCAGGTAAAAAAGCGATAGTTATAAGCACACAGGGAGCACCGGATGAAAATGCATTCAAAGGTGAAACTGAATGGCTTGCAGAAACGTTAAGCGGCTATTTTAAACTCAATGTGATAGACAAGCTTGTGTTTGTAAATGGAAATGATGCAAACGCTGCTGCCGAGAATAAAGAGTTTATTTCTAAAGTGAAATCTGCCGCAGATAAACTTCTCTAA
- a CDS encoding metal-dependent transcriptional regulator has protein sequence MTTYNREDYLIYILRITGGSQVAKTSEIASRLGVSPASVSEMLGNLADEGMVEYEKYKGVSLTEKGFEYAKHLREKHQVMERFLVDVLDANEDVAHEEACRTEHVISDESAGRMCKILGTNEHCGCGCSIQCDVPENSRTLDKAVIGRRYIISHLKGGNPDQIKKLISMGFVPSVEVKLVDRMLPDGPLVVYIGGVHLAIENTLASFVYTR, from the coding sequence ATGACTACCTATAATCGAGAGGACTACTTGATCTACATATTAAGGATCACAGGTGGATCGCAAGTAGCCAAGACTTCTGAAATAGCATCTCGTTTAGGTGTATCTCCTGCAAGTGTCAGTGAAATGCTGGGAAATCTTGCGGATGAAGGCATGGTTGAATATGAAAAATACAAAGGTGTTTCTCTTACTGAGAAGGGGTTTGAATATGCAAAACACCTCAGAGAAAAACATCAGGTTATGGAAAGGTTCCTGGTAGATGTTCTGGATGCAAACGAAGACGTAGCTCATGAAGAAGCATGCAGAACAGAACATGTAATTTCTGATGAATCAGCCGGCAGAATGTGTAAGATTTTAGGCACAAATGAACATTGTGGCTGCGGCTGTTCTATTCAATGTGATGTTCCAGAAAACAGCAGGACTTTAGATAAAGCAGTCATCGGCCGGAGATATATAATCTCTCATTTAAAGGGAGGAAATCCAGATCAAATTAAAAAGCTAATTTCCATGGGTTTTGTTCCAAGCGTTGAGGTGAAACTTGTTGACAGGATGCTTCCAGACGGGCCGCTGGTAGTATATATTGGCGGGGTTCATCTTGCTATAGAAAACACGCTTGCATCTTTCGTGTATACCAGATAA
- a CDS encoding prenyltransferase: MHYKKLTMKAIVELAAPHTWPASSIPVCLAAMLSVSLTHQFSQYLFFSVLLTSIFLQCAVNTLNDYADFVKGTDTIENSDDPTDASIIYNELNPKSARNVGVAFIILAAVSGIYAIYIAGWIPVVFGAVGVAVLASYSFSKFPLSYLPVGEVISGFVMGGIIPLASYYVFTLQIEPMVIVYCIPTIISIGLIMMTNNISDIEKDHDAKRKTLPCILNRDKTSVLLKSLIILSAIFVCTLVVVYFRNGSFLIPLMIGSIIMPFNRLSNGRFMPESRILSMNSILSIHTRLNLYYIAMIAADLILGAIL, encoded by the coding sequence ATGCATTACAAAAAATTAACAATGAAAGCAATTGTTGAGCTTGCAGCTCCCCACACTTGGCCAGCTAGCAGCATACCTGTATGCTTAGCGGCGATGCTCAGTGTTTCATTAACACACCAATTCTCACAATATCTATTCTTTTCCGTACTTCTTACTTCAATATTTTTACAATGTGCAGTTAATACTCTGAATGATTATGCAGATTTTGTAAAGGGCACAGATACTATCGAAAATTCAGATGACCCGACCGATGCTTCAATTATATATAACGAATTGAATCCAAAATCTGCAAGAAACGTTGGGGTTGCATTCATTATACTAGCAGCTGTATCTGGAATCTACGCAATATATATTGCTGGGTGGATTCCAGTAGTATTCGGTGCTGTTGGAGTAGCAGTATTAGCATCATACTCTTTCAGTAAATTTCCATTATCTTATCTTCCAGTTGGAGAAGTCATTTCCGGTTTTGTAATGGGTGGAATAATTCCATTGGCTTCCTATTATGTATTTACACTTCAGATTGAGCCAATGGTGATCGTGTATTGCATACCAACAATCATTTCTATAGGTCTGATAATGATGACAAACAACATATCAGATATAGAAAAGGATCATGATGCAAAAAGAAAAACACTTCCCTGCATATTGAATAGAGATAAAACTTCAGTACTGTTAAAGTCACTTATAATTCTATCAGCGATTTTTGTTTGTACATTAGTAGTTGTATATTTCAGAAATGGAAGTTTTCTGATTCCATTGATGATCGGATCGATAATCATGCCATTCAATAGGTTGTCAAATGGAAGATTTATGCCAGAGTCAAGGATACTCTCCATGAATTCGATTCTATCAATACACACACGTTTAAATTTATATTACATAGCAATGATTGCAGCAGATCTGATCCTAGGTGCCATATTATGA